A DNA window from Paenibacillus andongensis contains the following coding sequences:
- a CDS encoding spore germination protein, translating into MGTIRRWLNGIKSAPIKKSSNYNNQPISGSLENNLTTLHALFSHAPDLVTRQFQLRTGENAVLVYLEGLIDKSAINNNILKPLMYEIQSVNDIWNSSTTIAKTEIASFWSQIEQFIFQGQSILFIDGQERSLVLCTQGWPQRAIKEPQIESTLKGSHQGFVETSGQNIALIRRYLPNRELKIKEYNVGSRGNTRVSVMYLEDVVEPDFVKEMEDRLLQINVDAILNTGELAEYIEDHPISLFPQLIMTERPDSAAAHILQGRIVVIVDHSPSVIVAPVTFSAFFQSVDDYSNRWIIATFLRILRYLALITTISLSAVYIAIVSFHYEVLPLDLLVSIGESRAKVPFPPIVEAFLMEIALEMLREAGLRLPGPIGQTIGVVGGIVIGQAAVQAGIVSNIMVIIVAITAISSFIIPDYDMSSSLRLLRFPMMIMASLFGMVGIVIGLMIIGAHLISMESFGISYGSPITPIRLSDWKDVWIRVPMWKMKKRPLSADPTQLTRQGANREGEDQP; encoded by the coding sequence ATGGGGACGATCCGTAGATGGTTAAATGGCATAAAATCAGCTCCAATCAAGAAATCATCCAATTATAATAATCAACCGATTTCAGGGAGCCTTGAAAATAACCTGACTACCCTACACGCCTTATTTAGTCATGCCCCAGATCTTGTTACTCGTCAGTTTCAATTAAGAACAGGGGAAAATGCTGTACTTGTTTATTTGGAAGGGCTCATTGATAAATCAGCGATTAATAATAACATCTTAAAACCGCTCATGTATGAAATCCAATCGGTTAACGATATTTGGAACTCTTCCACTACGATTGCAAAAACAGAAATTGCATCTTTCTGGTCCCAAATTGAACAATTTATTTTCCAAGGCCAAAGCATTCTATTTATTGACGGGCAAGAGCGTTCGCTTGTTTTATGTACGCAGGGCTGGCCACAGAGAGCGATTAAAGAGCCGCAAATCGAATCAACGTTAAAGGGATCACACCAAGGATTTGTCGAGACATCGGGGCAGAATATTGCCTTGATCAGACGTTATCTTCCTAATCGGGAATTGAAAATAAAAGAATACAACGTCGGATCACGGGGAAATACGAGAGTTTCTGTGATGTATCTCGAAGATGTTGTGGAGCCTGATTTCGTGAAAGAAATGGAGGACCGTTTGCTTCAAATTAATGTGGATGCCATTCTAAATACCGGAGAATTAGCGGAATATATAGAAGATCATCCCATCAGTTTATTTCCACAGTTAATCATGACGGAACGTCCGGATTCTGCTGCGGCTCATATTTTGCAAGGAAGAATAGTCGTTATCGTCGACCATTCTCCCAGTGTAATCGTTGCTCCTGTAACCTTTTCGGCATTCTTTCAAAGTGTCGATGATTACAGCAATCGCTGGATCATAGCCACTTTTCTACGTATATTACGTTATCTAGCCTTAATTACGACGATCTCTTTATCGGCTGTATATATAGCCATTGTTTCGTTTCATTATGAAGTACTTCCTTTGGATTTGTTGGTATCGATTGGAGAATCCAGAGCAAAGGTACCTTTTCCTCCGATTGTAGAGGCATTTCTAATGGAGATAGCCCTTGAGATGTTAAGGGAAGCAGGTTTACGACTTCCAGGGCCTATCGGGCAAACAATTGGTGTCGTAGGGGGTATTGTCATCGGTCAGGCGGCGGTCCAAGCGGGAATTGTAAGTAATATTATGGTGATTATCGTTGCCATCACGGCAATTTCCTCATTTATTATCCCTGATTATGACATGTCATCTTCGCTGCGATTGCTCCGCTTTCCCATGATGATTATGGCCTCTTTGTTCGGTATGGTAGGCATTGTGATAGGTCTGATGATTATTGGGGCTCACCTTATCTCGATGGAATCGTTCGGAATATCCTATGGAAGTCCGATCACTCCCATCCGACTCTCTGATTGGAAAGATGTATGGATTAGAGTCCCTATGTGGAAAATGAAAAAACGCCCGCTCTCGGCCGATCCAACTCAACTAACAAGACAGGGTGCAAACAGAGAAGGTGAAGATCAACCATGA
- a CDS encoding PLP-dependent aminotransferase family protein, with protein sequence MKYRFSKSLEGFSSSAVREILKLTQGSSIISFAGGLPAEEFFPLDAVADAFQRVIGGGKSALQYGLTEGYKPLRESLCKRMAAKNMQVTPDEMLLTTGSQQAIDLLTRVYIDEGDVILVESPTYLAAIQVFQAKGAKIYSVDSDNDGMILEDLSAKITKHNPKMVYVIPTFSNPAGRAWSLERRQGLLDICRGAEVLILEDDPYGEIQFNESETYPSIFSLGGKAEGGNVVYTSTFSKTVAPAFRTGWVMGDETIIRQIARFKQSADLHSSTIDQQTLYHLLEHFDLDAHISLIREQYLDRMKFMSGLLKDLNWPGLKWEEPKGGMFIWVELPAHIRAEDLLKIAVKEGVAFVPGSTFYAENPQYNTMRLNYTHTDRANTILGMQKLAKAMESYLQNA encoded by the coding sequence ATGAAATATCGATTTTCTAAATCGCTGGAAGGTTTCTCATCCTCGGCGGTAAGAGAAATTCTCAAGCTGACACAAGGCAGTTCGATTATCTCTTTTGCCGGTGGATTGCCTGCTGAAGAGTTTTTTCCTTTGGACGCGGTGGCTGATGCGTTTCAAAGAGTGATTGGCGGCGGGAAGTCAGCGCTGCAATATGGTTTGACTGAGGGCTACAAGCCGCTTCGTGAATCCTTATGCAAGCGGATGGCTGCTAAGAATATGCAAGTAACACCTGATGAGATGCTGCTGACGACGGGTTCTCAGCAAGCGATTGATCTTCTTACGCGTGTTTACATTGATGAAGGCGATGTCATTCTTGTTGAAAGCCCAACGTATTTGGCGGCGATTCAAGTGTTCCAAGCCAAAGGCGCTAAGATTTATTCGGTTGATAGTGATAATGACGGTATGATTCTTGAAGATCTATCGGCCAAAATTACGAAGCACAATCCGAAGATGGTCTATGTCATCCCGACCTTCTCCAACCCTGCAGGCCGTGCATGGAGTTTGGAACGCCGTCAAGGCTTACTGGATATTTGCCGCGGCGCGGAAGTGCTTATTCTGGAAGATGATCCGTATGGAGAAATCCAGTTTAACGAAAGCGAAACATACCCATCCATCTTCTCTTTGGGGGGAAAAGCCGAAGGCGGGAATGTTGTTTACACCAGCACATTCTCCAAAACCGTCGCGCCTGCCTTCCGAACAGGATGGGTGATGGGCGATGAAACCATTATTCGGCAAATTGCTCGTTTTAAGCAATCTGCGGATCTGCACTCCAGCACAATTGATCAGCAAACGCTGTATCATTTGCTTGAGCACTTTGATCTCGACGCCCATATCTCCTTAATTCGTGAGCAATATCTGGATCGGATGAAATTCATGTCAGGCCTATTGAAAGATTTAAACTGGCCTGGACTGAAGTGGGAAGAACCGAAGGGCGGCATGTTCATCTGGGTAGAGCTGCCAGCTCATATTCGTGCAGAGGATCTGCTAAAAATCGCGGTAAAAGAAGGCGTAGCCTTCGTTCCAGGATCCACATTTTACGCCGAAAATCCACAGTACAACACAATGCGCCTGAATTACACACATACGGATCGTGCGAACACGATTCTCGGTATGCAGAAATTAGCTAAGGCTATGGAATCATATCTACAAAATGCATAA
- a CDS encoding GerAB/ArcD/ProY family transporter yields the protein MKKYSFNQISLKQYIFIIFGTQVGIGVLSLPRDLAKTAGNDGWISILLGWILSMLLSLVIIRIMEKNPEYTLFELLSKYFGKWVGKSLSVLWSLYAAFAASVVLFSTIHIIKIWILPNIRDFILMILFIIPIYMITKHGIRVIGLFAELVFIVSLWMPFLLFYALKDTHWLFLLPIGKEGLFPILSTVKSTILSFLGFELAFILYPFLKDKKAASKGIIIANSLSMLTFVMVTVICFVRFSQDQIKDYAYPTLNLLKLIRMPFLERLEITFLSFYLFLLFMSIIPYLYTAVLGTSQLFGKQDHRNVLRILMCLWILASIFLHPSSSQITQISKLWGTSGTYFAFVFPIFLWIYGWLFHLTRKEQKQ from the coding sequence ATGAAAAAATATTCGTTTAATCAAATTTCTTTGAAACAATACATCTTCATTATATTTGGAACGCAAGTCGGGATCGGTGTCTTATCCCTTCCCCGCGATTTAGCTAAAACTGCCGGTAACGATGGATGGATATCGATTTTATTGGGTTGGATATTGTCTATGTTATTAAGCTTAGTCATCATCCGAATTATGGAGAAAAACCCCGAATATACGTTATTCGAACTTTTATCCAAATACTTTGGCAAGTGGGTGGGTAAAAGCTTATCTGTTCTTTGGAGTCTGTATGCGGCATTTGCAGCAAGTGTGGTCCTGTTTTCAACGATCCATATCATAAAGATATGGATCCTACCGAATATCCGAGACTTTATCTTGATGATCCTGTTTATCATTCCCATCTATATGATTACGAAGCATGGGATAAGGGTGATCGGACTCTTCGCAGAGTTAGTTTTTATAGTCTCCTTGTGGATGCCGTTCTTGTTGTTTTATGCATTGAAGGATACCCATTGGCTATTCCTGCTTCCAATCGGTAAAGAAGGATTGTTTCCCATTTTGTCTACCGTAAAATCAACGATCCTTTCTTTCCTTGGGTTTGAACTGGCTTTTATTCTATATCCGTTTCTAAAGGACAAGAAAGCCGCGTCTAAAGGAATTATTATTGCTAATTCGTTATCCATGCTTACATTTGTCATGGTGACAGTTATCTGTTTTGTTAGGTTTTCTCAAGATCAAATCAAAGATTACGCTTATCCCACGCTCAACTTACTAAAGCTCATCCGGATGCCGTTTTTAGAACGGTTGGAAATCACATTTCTTTCCTTTTATTTGTTTCTGCTATTTATGTCGATCATTCCCTACCTCTACACAGCTGTGCTAGGAACAAGTCAATTATTCGGCAAGCAGGATCATCGAAATGTTTTACGAATACTCATGTGCCTATGGATCCTAGCGTCAATCTTTCTACATCCTTCTTCTTCCCAAATAACTCAAATAAGCAAATTGTGGGGGACGTCAGGTACCTATTTCGCTTTTGTGTTCCCCATTTTCCTATGGATCTACGGATGGCTGTTTCATCTCACTAGAAAGGAACAGAAACAATGA
- the ilvB gene encoding biosynthetic-type acetolactate synthase large subunit yields MNVQTEPKRSKEELIEKLMKPDLITGSEILLRSLLLEGVDCVFGYPGGAVLYIYDAMHGFSDFNHLLTRHEQGAIHAADGYARSTGKVGVCIATSGPGATNLVTGIATAYMDSVPLVVITGNVATNFIGTDAFQEADITGITMPITKHSYLVRDVNDLPRIIHEAFHIANSGRKGPVLIDIPKDVSAHKTIFKPATDVSIRGYNPTVQPNKLQVDKLIKAIEEAERPVIIAGGGVVYADASKELIEFVNKTQIPVATTLLGLSGFPSGHELWLGMPGMHGTFTANTAIQNADLLISIGSRFDDRVTMNLNGFAPKVKKIAHIDVDPAEIGKNVKTDIPCVGDVKAVLEYANIKAKSAKSEAWIAELQESKEKFPLKYGNTDTELKPQFVIEMISETTKGEAIVTTDVGQHQMWAAQFYRFKNPRSLVTSGGLGTMGFGFPSAIGAQMGNPDKLVVSINGDGGVQMCAQELAICAINNIPVKVVIINNQVLGMVRQWQEIIYDNRYSHIDLAGSPDFVKLAEAYGVKGLRATTKEEARRAWQEALDTPGPVVIDFVVPKGENVFPMVKAGDTISDMLMGDSE; encoded by the coding sequence ATGAATGTTCAAACTGAACCAAAGAGGTCAAAAGAAGAACTGATTGAGAAGCTTATGAAGCCGGACCTGATTACAGGCTCCGAGATTCTGCTAAGAAGCTTATTGCTGGAGGGTGTAGACTGCGTCTTTGGATATCCGGGCGGCGCTGTTTTGTACATCTACGATGCGATGCATGGCTTTTCCGATTTTAACCACCTACTGACAAGACATGAGCAAGGAGCCATTCACGCAGCTGATGGATATGCACGTTCCACAGGCAAAGTTGGCGTATGTATCGCAACTTCCGGACCGGGGGCAACGAACCTCGTCACAGGAATAGCTACAGCATATATGGACTCCGTTCCGCTCGTCGTTATCACAGGGAACGTAGCTACCAACTTCATTGGTACGGATGCTTTCCAAGAGGCTGATATTACGGGTATTACGATGCCTATTACGAAACACAGCTACTTGGTAAGAGACGTAAACGATCTGCCGCGCATCATTCATGAAGCGTTCCATATAGCGAACTCAGGTCGTAAAGGTCCGGTTCTCATTGACATTCCAAAGGATGTCTCCGCTCATAAAACGATATTTAAACCGGCAACGGATGTAAGCATCCGCGGTTACAACCCAACGGTGCAACCGAATAAACTGCAAGTGGATAAGCTGATCAAAGCTATCGAAGAAGCAGAACGTCCGGTCATTATTGCAGGCGGCGGTGTTGTATACGCAGACGCATCCAAAGAATTAATCGAGTTCGTCAATAAAACACAGATTCCGGTAGCAACGACCTTGCTCGGATTAAGCGGCTTCCCAAGCGGACATGAGCTATGGCTCGGAATGCCAGGGATGCACGGGACGTTTACAGCGAATACAGCCATTCAGAACGCGGATCTCTTGATTTCTATCGGTTCCAGATTCGATGACCGTGTGACGATGAATTTGAACGGTTTTGCTCCAAAAGTGAAGAAAATCGCTCACATTGACGTGGATCCTGCGGAAATTGGCAAGAACGTGAAGACGGATATCCCGTGTGTTGGCGATGTGAAAGCTGTTCTGGAATATGCGAACATCAAAGCAAAGTCTGCGAAGAGCGAAGCTTGGATTGCTGAACTTCAGGAAAGCAAAGAGAAGTTCCCGCTGAAATACGGCAATACCGATACGGAACTGAAGCCACAATTCGTTATTGAAATGATTAGTGAGACGACGAAAGGCGAAGCAATCGTAACGACAGACGTTGGTCAGCATCAAATGTGGGCTGCTCAATTCTACCGTTTCAAAAACCCGCGTTCCTTGGTTACTTCCGGTGGTCTTGGTACGATGGGCTTCGGATTCCCATCAGCGATTGGTGCTCAAATGGGGAACCCGGATAAACTCGTTGTATCCATTAATGGCGACGGCGGCGTTCAAATGTGTGCGCAAGAGCTTGCGATCTGTGCGATTAACAACATTCCGGTGAAGGTTGTTATTATTAACAACCAAGTGCTGGGCATGGTTCGTCAATGGCAGGAGATCATTTATGATAACCGCTATAGTCACATTGATTTGGCTGGCAGCCCTGATTTCGTGAAATTGGCAGAAGCTTACGGTGTAAAAGGCTTGCGTGCCACGACGAAGGAAGAAGCAAGAAGAGCATGGCAGGAAGCACTCGATACACCGGGGCCTGTCGTTATTGATTTCGTCGTACCAAAAGGAGAGAACGTGTTCCCAATGGTTAAAGCAGGCGATACAATTAGTGACATGTTAATGGGGGATTCGGAATGA
- a CDS encoding 2-isopropylmalate synthase, with amino-acid sequence MRKIYIFDTTLRDGEQSPGVNLNTQEKVEIALQLEKLGVDRMEAGFPAASPGDLAGVNAVARAVKNASVIGLSRSKESDIEAVREALQGAQDPCIHLFLATSPIHRQHKLKMEKHQVLETAEAAIKYAKKYFSKIEFSLEDAGRTELDFIAEVTAMAIRAGASVVNIPDTVGFMTPYDYGNIFKMLKETVPGIEKIQLSAHCHDDLGMATANALAAVLNGADQIEGTINGIGERAGNTSIEEVVMALETRQDFYQAKTSLVLKEIYRTSRLVSKLTGMVVPGNKAIVGANAFAHESGIHQDGMLKEKTTYEIISPETIGVKESKLVMGKHSGRHAFREKLIDLGYDLGDEQVNAAFAKFKDLADRKKQVEDEDIRALIEEKLIETPEIFALGTLQVAYGNQMTPTATVHVRFQDGTEVAESAVGNGSVDAIYNAIDKATKEDVELDDYSIKSVSHGKDALGEVHVVLKQNDVSVQGRGISTDILEASAKAYLDAVNRLIDKRKTPTSNRSNVTLI; translated from the coding sequence GTGCGCAAAATCTACATCTTTGATACAACGCTTAGAGACGGAGAGCAATCGCCAGGTGTGAACCTGAACACACAGGAGAAGGTCGAGATCGCGCTGCAGCTAGAGAAGCTTGGCGTTGATCGTATGGAGGCTGGTTTCCCAGCTGCATCGCCTGGTGACTTGGCAGGCGTGAATGCCGTAGCTAGAGCCGTCAAGAATGCCTCTGTCATCGGTTTGTCCCGCTCGAAGGAAAGTGACATCGAGGCTGTCCGCGAAGCGCTGCAGGGCGCACAGGACCCATGTATTCATTTATTCCTAGCGACGTCTCCAATTCATCGCCAGCATAAGCTGAAGATGGAGAAACACCAAGTGCTAGAGACAGCCGAAGCAGCGATTAAATATGCGAAGAAGTATTTCAGCAAAATCGAGTTTTCACTCGAAGATGCGGGTCGAACTGAGCTGGATTTCATCGCAGAAGTAACAGCAATGGCTATTCGCGCTGGCGCTTCCGTCGTGAATATTCCGGATACAGTCGGTTTTATGACACCGTACGACTATGGTAATATTTTTAAAATGCTGAAGGAGACCGTGCCAGGCATTGAGAAGATTCAGCTGAGCGCGCACTGCCATGACGACCTCGGAATGGCGACGGCTAACGCGCTAGCGGCGGTGCTTAATGGTGCCGATCAAATCGAAGGTACCATCAACGGGATCGGCGAGCGAGCGGGCAACACCTCGATCGAGGAAGTTGTCATGGCGCTCGAGACGCGCCAGGATTTCTACCAAGCGAAAACGTCGCTTGTGCTGAAAGAGATCTACCGCACCAGCCGTTTGGTCAGCAAGCTGACCGGCATGGTGGTGCCAGGCAATAAGGCGATCGTCGGCGCTAACGCGTTCGCCCATGAGTCCGGCATCCATCAAGATGGGATGCTCAAAGAGAAAACGACTTACGAGATTATTTCCCCTGAGACCATCGGGGTCAAGGAAAGTAAGCTCGTGATGGGTAAACACTCCGGACGCCATGCGTTCCGTGAGAAGCTAATCGATCTCGGCTACGACCTCGGAGACGAGCAAGTGAACGCGGCTTTCGCCAAGTTCAAAGATTTGGCCGATCGCAAGAAGCAGGTTGAAGACGAAGATATTCGCGCATTGATCGAAGAGAAATTGATCGAGACGCCGGAAATTTTCGCGTTAGGCACGCTTCAGGTTGCTTATGGCAACCAAATGACACCAACGGCAACGGTACATGTTCGCTTTCAGGACGGCACCGAAGTGGCGGAAAGCGCGGTCGGTAACGGCTCGGTTGATGCGATTTATAATGCGATTGATAAAGCAACAAAGGAAGACGTTGAACTTGATGACTACTCCATCAAATCCGTGTCCCACGGGAAAGATGCGCTCGGCGAAGTTCACGTTGTTCTTAAGCAGAACGATGTATCTGTTCAAGGTCGCGGTATTTCAACGGATATTCTGGAAGCAAGCGCCAAAGCGTATTTGGACGCTGTGAACAGGCTCATTGATAAACGCAAAACCCCAACAAGCAACAGAAGCAACGTCACGTTGATTTAA
- the ilvN gene encoding acetolactate synthase small subunit has product MTTTKHTVSVLVNNQPGVLQRVSGLFGRRGFNIESITVGESEELGLSRMVIVTTGDDNTLEQISKQLYKLIDVIKVIDLSSNPMVARELALIKVNAEPIMRPEILGIVETFRAAVVDIGPSSIIVQVVGDSDKIDAMVELLRPYGIRELSRTGVTAMIRGSVK; this is encoded by the coding sequence ATGACGACAACTAAACATACAGTTTCCGTACTCGTAAACAATCAGCCTGGTGTCCTGCAGCGTGTATCCGGTTTGTTCGGACGCAGAGGCTTCAATATTGAAAGTATCACCGTAGGGGAGTCCGAAGAACTCGGACTTTCCCGAATGGTTATTGTTACCACAGGGGACGACAACACGCTTGAGCAAATTTCCAAGCAATTGTACAAGTTGATTGACGTGATTAAAGTCATCGACCTGAGCTCGAACCCAATGGTTGCCAGAGAACTGGCACTCATTAAAGTCAATGCAGAACCGATTATGCGCCCGGAAATTCTCGGCATTGTAGAGACATTCCGCGCAGCGGTTGTAGATATTGGGCCATCGTCAATTATCGTGCAAGTTGTCGGAGATTCAGATAAAATAGATGCTATGGTCGAATTACTTCGTCCTTATGGCATCCGTGAACTTTCCCGCACGGGAGTCACAGCCATGATTCGCGGTTCAGTTAAATAA
- the ilvC gene encoding ketol-acid reductoisomerase — MAVTTYYEKDADLAVLKGKTIAVVGYGSQGHAQAQNLRDSGLNVIIGLREGRSWNAAKNDGFEVVSVEEAARRADVIQILMPDETQARVYRESIQPNMKKGAAIMFSHGFNIHFGQIVAPEGTDVFLVAPKSPGHMVRRTYVEGFGVPGLIAIEKDATGNAKAIGLAYAKGIGCTRAGVIETSFREETETDLFGEQAVLCGGASELVKAGFETLVEAGYAPEMAYFECLHELKLIVDMMYEGGLASMRSSISNTAEYGDYVTGPRIITAETKKAMKEVLSDIQQGKFARDFILENQSNFAFMNATRRNEAQHPIEVVGSQLREMMHWIKK; from the coding sequence ATGGCAGTTACTACTTACTATGAAAAAGATGCAGACTTAGCGGTACTTAAAGGTAAAACGATTGCAGTTGTTGGTTATGGTTCCCAAGGACACGCACAAGCACAAAACTTGCGTGACAGCGGATTGAACGTTATTATCGGGCTTCGTGAAGGACGTTCTTGGAATGCTGCAAAAAATGATGGTTTCGAAGTTGTATCCGTTGAAGAAGCAGCAAGACGCGCTGACGTGATCCAAATCTTGATGCCGGATGAAACACAAGCTCGCGTTTACCGTGAGTCCATTCAACCGAACATGAAAAAAGGCGCAGCGATTATGTTCTCCCATGGTTTCAACATCCATTTCGGACAAATCGTAGCTCCTGAAGGTACAGATGTATTCTTAGTAGCTCCTAAATCCCCAGGTCACATGGTACGTCGTACGTATGTTGAAGGCTTTGGCGTTCCTGGCTTGATCGCAATCGAGAAAGACGCTACTGGCAACGCAAAAGCAATCGGTCTTGCTTATGCAAAAGGTATCGGCTGTACACGTGCAGGCGTTATCGAAACTTCTTTCCGTGAAGAAACAGAAACTGATTTGTTCGGTGAGCAAGCTGTTCTTTGTGGCGGTGCTTCTGAACTGGTTAAAGCAGGTTTCGAAACATTGGTTGAAGCTGGTTATGCACCTGAAATGGCTTACTTCGAGTGTCTACATGAGCTTAAATTGATCGTTGATATGATGTATGAAGGCGGACTAGCTTCCATGCGCAGCTCCATCTCCAACACAGCTGAATACGGTGACTATGTAACTGGACCTCGTATTATCACAGCTGAAACGAAAAAAGCAATGAAAGAAGTTCTTTCCGATATCCAACAAGGTAAATTTGCTCGCGACTTCATCTTGGAAAATCAATCTAACTTTGCTTTCATGAACGCAACTCGCCGCAATGAAGCACAGCACCCTATCGAAGTTGTTGGTTCCCAACTTCGCGAAATGATGCACTGGATCAAAAAGTAA
- a CDS encoding VanW family protein gives MLKPINRSRARIFLGKKVYRLKRYLQWYLDDKTYAKAKQAEPFPYLLFSHKTPLLRQLKDVDMWLQHNKVINLRIAAKQLNGVIVKPGETFSYWRLIGSTTRRKGYLDGMVLFHGKVQAGVGGGLCQLSNLIYWMTLHTPLTVTERYRHSYDVFPDAGRSQPFGSGATCFYNYLDLQILNGTTEEFQLGIRVTDTHLVGEWRDVRPAMHTYEIYENKHWITREYWGGYVRHNEIYRRVLNLEREIVGDEWVTENHAIMMYEPLLPQGTSSTASPENIVDNTGN, from the coding sequence TTGCTTAAACCAATCAACCGAAGCCGAGCAAGAATATTCTTGGGCAAAAAAGTATATCGACTTAAAAGATATCTTCAGTGGTATTTGGATGATAAGACTTATGCCAAAGCGAAGCAAGCGGAGCCTTTCCCTTATCTTTTATTTTCACATAAAACGCCGCTCCTTAGACAGTTGAAGGATGTAGACATGTGGCTTCAGCATAATAAAGTGATTAATCTAAGGATCGCAGCCAAGCAGTTAAATGGTGTCATCGTGAAGCCAGGAGAAACATTCTCCTATTGGCGGCTAATTGGCAGCACGACACGGAGAAAAGGTTATCTGGACGGTATGGTGCTTTTTCATGGGAAGGTGCAGGCAGGGGTTGGGGGTGGGTTATGTCAGCTTTCGAATTTAATCTACTGGATGACATTGCATACGCCACTTACCGTAACGGAAAGGTATCGCCACAGCTATGACGTGTTTCCGGATGCAGGTAGAAGTCAGCCTTTTGGAAGCGGAGCAACTTGTTTCTACAATTATTTAGACTTGCAGATTCTTAATGGGACGACGGAGGAGTTTCAACTCGGTATTCGGGTGACGGATACGCATTTGGTTGGGGAGTGGCGTGATGTTAGGCCAGCCATGCATACCTATGAAATATATGAGAATAAGCATTGGATTACGCGCGAATACTGGGGCGGCTATGTTCGCCATAATGAGATATATCGCAGAGTGCTGAACTTGGAACGTGAAATCGTAGGTGATGAATGGGTGACTGAGAATCATGCCATAATGATGTATGAGCCCCTATTGCCGCAAGGCACTTCATCAACAGCAAGTCCAGAAAATATCGTTGATAATACGGGCAACTAG